In the Hordeum vulgare subsp. vulgare chromosome 7H, MorexV3_pseudomolecules_assembly, whole genome shotgun sequence genome, one interval contains:
- the LOC123409643 gene encoding uncharacterized protein LOC123409643 isoform X2, translating to MLAWLHMNGASLCSCHLACTHPSHKMDTETMTMAKLRQRYDDLKERYAVSDVTVSLQNVASQLGYSSIDSLSLEDTVVEIVSRIEKLMQAKTMMEAAGKPE from the exons ATGCTCGCTTG GCTGCATATGAATGGAGCATCCTTGtgctcatgtcatcttgcttgtaCACACCCTTCACATAAGATGGATACAGAGACTATG ACAATGGCAAAGCTCCGTCAGCGTTATGATGATCTGAAAGAGCGGTATGCAGTTTCCGATGTTACTGTTTCACTACAGA ATGTGGCTTCTCAGCTAGGCTACAGCAGCATCGACTCTTTGAGCCTGGAGGACACGGTCGTTGAG ATTGTGAGTCGGATTGAGAAGCTGATGCAAGCAAAGACAATGATGGAAGCTGCTGGGAAGCCTGAATGA
- the LOC123409643 gene encoding uncharacterized protein LOC123409643 isoform X1: MWCSSRSVLCRLHMNGASLCSCHLACTHPSHKMDTETMTMAKLRQRYDDLKERYAVSDVTVSLQNVASQLGYSSIDSLSLEDTVVEIVSRIEKLMQAKTMMEAAGKPE; the protein is encoded by the exons ATGTGGTGTTCATCACGATCTGTATTGTGCAGGCTGCATATGAATGGAGCATCCTTGtgctcatgtcatcttgcttgtaCACACCCTTCACATAAGATGGATACAGAGACTATG ACAATGGCAAAGCTCCGTCAGCGTTATGATGATCTGAAAGAGCGGTATGCAGTTTCCGATGTTACTGTTTCACTACAGA ATGTGGCTTCTCAGCTAGGCTACAGCAGCATCGACTCTTTGAGCCTGGAGGACACGGTCGTTGAG ATTGTGAGTCGGATTGAGAAGCTGATGCAAGCAAAGACAATGATGGAAGCTGCTGGGAAGCCTGAATGA